In Canis aureus isolate CA01 chromosome 12, VMU_Caureus_v.1.0, whole genome shotgun sequence, a genomic segment contains:
- the OST4 gene encoding dolichyl-diphosphooligosaccharide--protein glycosyltransferase subunit 4 has product MITDVQLAIFANMLGVSLFLLVVLYHYVAVNNPKKQE; this is encoded by the coding sequence ATGATCACAGACGTGCAGCTCGCCATCTTCGCCAACATGCTGGGCGTGTCGCTCTTCCTGCTTGTCGTTCTCTATCACTACGTGGCCGTCAACAATCCCAAGAAGCAGGAATGA